One part of the Parabacteroides sp. FAFU027 genome encodes these proteins:
- a CDS encoding FtsW/RodA/SpoVE family cell cycle protein, translating into MDLTKALFRGDRVIWAIFFILCMFSLVEVYSASSMLSYKATVRHFDPIMRHSTFLLGGTLLVIVVQNINYKKFSTLGFYILIFAFILLIYALAGGMKVNDAQRWVSFGGVSFQPSEFAKLGVIITTSYILARFQDESHASNNAFKWVMWIAGFFCLLIVKENFSTAFLLFAVVYILMFIGRVQFRKLFVIAAVGIGFIFMAIYVVPSMHIKALEKTRYTTWINRLKEHDNKKEAKLEDLKITDKNRQVMTGKIAIANGGSSVFGMLPGNSQTRDFLPQAFSDFIYAIILEETGFLGGFFVLFLYFVLLFRVGIIARRCNHAFPALLIIGSALLIVFQAIINMSVAVNLIPVTGQPLPLISRGGTSTILTCIYFGIILSVSQYANACENTRKMIAAGEMSPEEAESEEVEEQEENY; encoded by the coding sequence ATGGACTTGACCAAAGCGCTGTTTAGGGGAGACCGGGTAATCTGGGCTATCTTTTTCATACTCTGTATGTTCTCTCTGGTAGAGGTGTACAGTGCTTCGAGTATGTTATCATACAAGGCGACGGTTCGTCATTTCGACCCCATCATGCGTCATTCTACTTTCCTGTTGGGAGGTACGTTGCTGGTAATTGTCGTTCAGAATATTAACTATAAAAAGTTCTCGACATTAGGATTCTATATTCTTATTTTTGCCTTTATCCTGTTGATTTATGCACTGGCAGGAGGAATGAAAGTTAATGATGCCCAACGTTGGGTCAGTTTCGGAGGGGTGAGTTTTCAGCCTTCCGAATTTGCCAAATTGGGCGTTATTATCACAACCTCATATATATTAGCCCGTTTTCAGGATGAAAGCCATGCTTCGAATAATGCCTTCAAATGGGTCATGTGGATTGCAGGGTTCTTTTGTCTGTTGATTGTCAAGGAGAACTTCTCCACGGCCTTCTTACTTTTTGCCGTAGTGTATATTCTGATGTTTATCGGACGGGTCCAGTTTAGAAAGCTTTTTGTTATCGCGGCAGTGGGTATTGGATTTATCTTTATGGCGATCTATGTTGTTCCAAGCATGCATATTAAGGCTTTGGAAAAAACCCGTTATACAACCTGGATCAACCGACTCAAAGAGCATGACAATAAGAAAGAGGCAAAACTCGAGGACCTGAAAATTACCGATAAAAACCGTCAGGTAATGACCGGCAAAATAGCCATTGCCAATGGCGGTTCATCTGTTTTTGGTATGTTGCCGGGAAACAGCCAGACGCGGGACTTTCTTCCGCAGGCATTTTCCGACTTTATCTATGCCATTATTCTGGAAGAGACCGGTTTTCTGGGTGGTTTTTTCGTCTTGTTCCTTTATTTTGTCTTGTTGTTTCGGGTGGGAATTATAGCCCGAAGGTGCAATCACGCTTTTCCCGCATTGTTGATTATCGGTAGTGCCTTGCTCATCGTTTTCCAGGCGATCATCAACATGTCTGTAGCGGTGAATCTGATTCCCGTAACCGGACAACCTTTGCCGCTCATTAGCCGTGGTGGGACATCTACGATTCTGACATGTATCTACTTCGGGATAATCCTCTCGGTAAGCCAGTATGCCAATGCCTGCGAAAATACCCGCAAGATGATTGCTGCCGGAGAGATGTCACCTGAAGAGGCGGAGTCGGAAGAGGTTGAAGAACAAGAAGAGAACTATTAA
- the murG gene encoding undecaprenyldiphospho-muramoylpentapeptide beta-N-acetylglucosaminyltransferase has protein sequence MKKNPRIIISGGGTGGHIFPAISIANAIKVLRPEAEFLFIGAENRMEMEKVPAAGYKIVGLPVSGFDRKNLLKNVVVLYRLGKSMVKAISTVRQFKPDAAVGVGGYASGPTLRAAGMLGIPTVIQEQNSYAGVTNKLLAKNAAKICVAYDKMERFFPKDKIILTGNPVRQDLFTGSDKREVAYSYFNLNPNKKTILVVGGSLGARTVNQSMIAGLAEIGNSDVQFIWQTGKYYYEDAKAELEKQDKGNIHLTAFVSRMDLAYAVADVIISRAGASSISEFCLLGKPVILVPSPNVAEDHQTKNAMALVEKEAAIMIRDAEAKEKLVPAALQLINDEVKIEQLGKNILTLAQHDSARRIAEEVLKLID, from the coding sequence ATGAAGAAAAATCCTCGCATAATCATTAGCGGAGGTGGTACCGGAGGCCATATTTTCCCGGCTATCTCCATCGCGAACGCAATAAAAGTGCTTCGTCCTGAAGCTGAATTTCTCTTTATCGGAGCCGAAAACCGCATGGAAATGGAAAAAGTTCCTGCGGCCGGATATAAGATCGTCGGTTTGCCTGTCAGTGGATTTGACCGGAAGAACCTGTTGAAGAATGTGGTCGTACTTTACCGTTTAGGCAAAAGTATGGTGAAGGCAATATCAACGGTTCGTCAGTTTAAGCCCGATGCGGCAGTTGGTGTGGGCGGTTATGCCAGTGGCCCGACGTTACGAGCAGCAGGCATGCTGGGTATCCCGACTGTCATTCAGGAACAGAACTCTTATGCGGGAGTAACCAATAAGCTTTTGGCTAAGAATGCCGCTAAGATTTGTGTGGCATACGACAAAATGGAGCGCTTTTTCCCGAAAGATAAAATCATTCTGACCGGTAACCCTGTTCGTCAGGATTTATTTACCGGGTCGGATAAGCGGGAGGTCGCGTACAGCTATTTCAACCTTAATCCGAACAAGAAAACCATACTAGTCGTGGGTGGGAGCCTCGGGGCCCGCACTGTTAATCAAAGTATGATAGCCGGACTTGCCGAAATCGGAAATTCGGATGTGCAGTTTATCTGGCAAACCGGTAAGTATTACTACGAAGATGCAAAAGCGGAACTCGAAAAACAAGATAAAGGAAATATCCATCTGACTGCATTTGTGAGCCGGATGGATTTGGCCTATGCCGTGGCTGATGTGATCATTTCACGTGCCGGGGCAAGCTCAATCTCGGAGTTTTGTCTGTTAGGAAAACCGGTTATTCTGGTTCCCTCTCCTAATGTGGCGGAAGATCACCAGACGAAGAATGCTATGGCTCTCGTTGAGAAAGAGGCTGCGATTATGATTCGGGATGCTGAAGCTAAGGAAAAGCTGGTTCCGGCAGCGTTGCAGCTGATAAATGATGAGGTGAAAATCGAACAACTTGGTAAGAATATCCTCACCCTGGCACAACACGACTCTGCCCGTCGCATTGCAGAAGAGGTATTGAAACTAATTGACTAA
- a CDS encoding type 1 glutamine amidotransferase, whose translation MKIHVFRHLEFEGLGMIGEWIQENGYTYTETRFWENALQYPDPNQIDMLIIMGGSMNVDEEEQYPWLVGEKQYIKKAIEANVKILGVCLGAQLISRASGKEVIRSPYKEIGWFAVKKLFSNHTLFPNLKEEEVTVMQWHGDMFEIPENSDPLFTSDGCPNQAFALNNNRVVGLQFHLELSKQYILPFFDNDEDEELKVKAPYIQTPDEIKSGCGKYDVVTRDLLFDLLNVMAELPK comes from the coding sequence ATGAAGATTCACGTATTCAGACATCTGGAGTTCGAAGGGCTTGGCATGATCGGGGAGTGGATTCAGGAAAACGGATACACCTATACCGAAACCCGTTTTTGGGAAAATGCCCTGCAATATCCCGATCCCAATCAGATTGATATGCTTATCATTATGGGCGGGTCGATGAATGTGGATGAGGAGGAGCAATACCCCTGGTTGGTTGGAGAAAAGCAATATATAAAAAAAGCCATTGAAGCGAATGTAAAGATTCTTGGCGTTTGCCTTGGAGCACAGTTGATCTCCCGGGCATCAGGCAAAGAGGTAATTCGGAGTCCGTATAAGGAAATCGGCTGGTTTGCGGTAAAGAAACTATTCTCTAATCACACCCTTTTCCCGAATCTGAAAGAAGAAGAGGTGACTGTCATGCAGTGGCACGGTGATATGTTTGAGATTCCTGAAAATTCAGATCCGCTTTTTACCTCAGATGGTTGTCCGAATCAGGCATTTGCCTTGAATAACAATCGTGTAGTCGGCCTGCAATTTCATCTGGAATTATCCAAACAGTATATTCTGCCGTTTTTCGATAATGACGAAGATGAAGAGTTGAAAGTTAAAGCGCCTTATATTCAAACACCGGATGAAATTAAATCCGGTTGTGGAAAATACGACGTTGTCACCCGTGATTTGCTATTTGACCTGCTGAATGTAATGGCTGAATTACCCAAATGA
- a CDS encoding 3'-5' exonuclease translates to MSASPKIDKILFLDIETVPQTAALSEMTAELQLLWEEKFDAQKRRMPDRYSDDLDASGAFSKEAGIYAEFGRIVCISVGMVYWKNGESHFRLKSFAGEDEKALLTDFATLLNKTISPEHNLCGHNIKEFDVPYIARRMLINGIALPDVLNIAGKKPWEVRFLDTLELWRFGDYKNYTSLKLLTAVFGIPTPKDDIDGSQVASVFYEENNIDRIATYCEKDVLATAQLYHRFCGLPLIDNNNVEIASR, encoded by the coding sequence ATGAGTGCGAGCCCGAAAATAGACAAGATTCTGTTCCTCGATATCGAGACCGTTCCGCAAACGGCTGCATTGAGTGAAATGACTGCAGAGCTTCAGCTTTTGTGGGAAGAGAAATTTGATGCGCAGAAACGCCGGATGCCGGATCGCTATTCCGATGATTTAGACGCTTCGGGAGCCTTCTCCAAAGAGGCCGGGATATATGCCGAGTTTGGACGTATCGTCTGTATTTCAGTAGGTATGGTGTATTGGAAAAACGGGGAGAGCCATTTTCGACTCAAATCGTTTGCCGGTGAGGATGAAAAAGCGTTGCTGACGGATTTTGCCACCTTGCTGAATAAGACCATTTCTCCGGAGCATAACCTGTGCGGACATAATATTAAGGAATTTGATGTCCCTTACATTGCCCGCCGGATGCTGATTAATGGCATCGCATTGCCGGATGTCCTGAATATCGCCGGCAAAAAGCCCTGGGAGGTCCGTTTCCTGGATACATTGGAATTGTGGCGCTTCGGGGACTACAAAAATTACACCTCGTTGAAATTGCTGACCGCAGTTTTCGGGATTCCGACGCCGAAAGACGATATTGACGGAAGTCAGGTGGCTTCCGTATTTTACGAAGAGAATAATATTGACCGGATAGCCACCTATTGCGAAAAAGATGTGTTGGCAACGGCTCAACTTTATCACAGATTTTGCGGATTGCCGCTGATCGACAATAATAATGTCGAAATCGCCAGCCGCTAA
- the murC gene encoding UDP-N-acetylmuramate--L-alanine ligase, with protein sequence MKSLKDIKSVYFVGAGGIGMSALVRYFLAKGKKVAGYDKTATELTAQLIKEGADIHYEDNCSLIPAYCLEKETTLVVLTPAVPHDHSELTYFRTNGFWMAKRAEVLGEITNTDRGICVAGTHGKTTTSSMTAHLLKQSPVDCNAFLGGILKNYNSNLMLSDKSDLTVIEADEYDRSFHWLHPYMAVITSSDPDHLDIYGTEKEYLKSFRIFTSLIKEGGCLIMKKGLKVEPDLKSSVKLYSYSIEEGDFHAERVRIGNGTIVFDFVTPTETIKDIELGVPVRINIENSIAAMALAWLNGVTGDDLRKGMASYRGAKRRFDFYLKSDNLVVLDDYGHHPEEVKASISSLKQLYPDRKITVIFQPHLFTRTRDFYVEFAEHLSLADELILLEIYPARELPIPGVSSEIIFEKVTSPKKTLCSKKELLNQLRGKEYDVVMTLGAGDIDTYIPQIIDILQGK encoded by the coding sequence ATGAAAAGTCTGAAAGATATTAAATCGGTTTACTTTGTGGGAGCCGGCGGCATCGGAATGAGCGCGCTGGTTCGCTATTTCCTGGCTAAGGGGAAAAAAGTGGCCGGTTACGATAAAACGGCAACCGAACTGACTGCTCAGTTGATCAAGGAAGGTGCCGATATTCACTACGAAGATAACTGTTCCCTGATCCCGGCATATTGCCTGGAGAAAGAGACCACATTGGTGGTGCTTACACCGGCAGTTCCCCATGACCATTCGGAGCTGACTTATTTCAGGACCAATGGTTTCTGGATGGCCAAACGTGCGGAGGTATTGGGCGAAATCACCAATACAGACCGTGGTATATGTGTGGCAGGAACGCACGGTAAAACCACAACCTCGAGTATGACGGCTCATTTGCTGAAGCAGTCACCGGTGGATTGCAATGCTTTTTTGGGAGGAATCCTAAAGAACTACAACAGCAACCTGATGCTTTCCGATAAAAGTGACCTGACGGTGATTGAGGCTGACGAATACGATCGCTCTTTCCACTGGTTGCATCCCTATATGGCGGTGATTACCTCTTCTGATCCGGACCATTTAGATATTTATGGAACCGAGAAGGAGTATCTGAAAAGCTTTCGTATTTTCACTTCCCTGATCAAAGAGGGAGGTTGCCTGATCATGAAAAAAGGGTTGAAAGTGGAACCTGATCTGAAGTCTTCGGTAAAGCTTTATTCGTACTCCATCGAAGAGGGTGATTTTCATGCAGAGCGAGTGCGTATCGGAAACGGAACCATTGTTTTTGACTTTGTGACTCCGACCGAAACGATCAAAGATATCGAGCTGGGTGTTCCGGTTCGCATCAATATCGAGAATTCCATTGCGGCTATGGCATTGGCCTGGTTGAATGGAGTAACCGGTGACGATTTACGTAAAGGGATGGCTTCATACCGTGGAGCCAAACGCCGTTTTGATTTCTATCTGAAATCAGATAACCTGGTGGTGTTGGACGATTACGGTCATCATCCGGAAGAGGTGAAGGCCAGTATTTCATCGTTGAAACAACTTTATCCGGACCGGAAGATTACGGTGATTTTCCAGCCGCACCTGTTTACGCGCACCCGCGATTTTTATGTGGAATTTGCGGAGCATTTATCACTGGCGGATGAACTGATTTTGCTGGAAATCTACCCGGCAAGGGAGCTTCCGATTCCGGGAGTTAGCTCGGAGATTATTTTTGAGAAAGTGACTTCTCCCAAGAAGACGCTTTGTTCGAAAAAAGAACTGTTGAACCAATTACGTGGTAAGGAGTACGATGTGGTGATGACACTGGGTGCCGGAGATATCGATACTTATATTCCGCAAATTATTGATATATTGCAAGGTAAATGA
- a CDS encoding cell division protein FtsQ/DivIB has protein sequence MKLILKIIAVLLLIGYVAFAAVSFYGKPRGEVCKGLDVIIVDKNEIHLIDEKEVIAMIKYEDLYPVDKKMGKINTEKIEECIKKDQLIREVECFKTNDNKIRVLINQRIPVLRVMSLFGDYYIDKEGKAMPISYKYSARLPIASGFIQKKLAETDLFRFALFLRGNPFWNAQIQQIDVQQNQEVILIPTVGEQKILLGRLTDFEAKMDNLFALYKQGLNHFGWNKYKTINLRYDRQVICTPN, from the coding sequence ATGAAACTGATCCTGAAAATAATTGCCGTCCTGCTACTGATCGGATATGTAGCTTTTGCTGCGGTTTCCTTCTATGGAAAGCCGCGGGGAGAGGTCTGTAAAGGGCTGGACGTAATTATTGTGGACAAAAACGAAATTCACCTGATTGATGAAAAAGAGGTTATTGCGATGATCAAATACGAAGATCTTTACCCTGTGGATAAAAAAATGGGCAAGATCAATACCGAGAAGATCGAGGAATGTATCAAGAAAGACCAGTTGATTCGTGAGGTGGAATGTTTCAAAACCAATGACAACAAAATCAGGGTGTTGATAAATCAACGGATCCCGGTTTTGCGCGTGATGTCGTTATTTGGTGATTATTATATTGATAAAGAGGGAAAGGCAATGCCGATTTCCTATAAATACAGTGCCCGCTTGCCTATCGCATCGGGATTCATTCAAAAAAAACTGGCAGAAACCGACTTGTTTAGATTTGCACTATTTTTGCGCGGGAATCCATTCTGGAATGCTCAGATTCAGCAAATTGATGTTCAGCAAAATCAGGAAGTGATATTAATCCCCACGGTGGGAGAACAGAAGATATTGTTAGGTAGGCTAACTGATTTTGAAGCCAAAATGGATAACCTCTTTGCGCTTTATAAACAGGGCCTTAATCATTTCGGATGGAATAAATACAAAACAATCAATTTGCGTTATGACCGGCAAGTTATCTGCACACCCAATTAA
- the ftsA gene encoding cell division protein FtsA produces MEPKEYIAAIDFGSSKIVGMVGIKNQNTLEVVAVEKHETSSCVRRGNIHNVEEAAIQMKKIVSLLENRIHQKLEKIYVGVSGQSVISQNEKAYIRMEHETQVNEIVIDNLVEACRLHKSDNYEILDIIPNEYKLDGKKTEINPIGVTCTEIEGHFKLILGRPTLLRNVSRVVEERSGLILAGYKVSPMAAASVLLSEADKVLGCALIDFGAATTTVSVYKDGLLRHIVVIPFGGQVVTRDISSENLVEADAEKLKNTYGSAIFNPDSDNKIFSPRNSGGVDGPKIDLHTLNNIIEARMVEIIQNAWAQIEASGFSKQLGAGIYITGGASQLRNITDLIKRETGVEAKKAQISRHITNGMSTTESMQNPAYAVVLGLLMTGTQPCVKVLPKIEVPAVVENDEETEDDVEEEVQPVLDTKKGKKKSVSERLGGLFGSLFGEMENDNSEMA; encoded by the coding sequence ATGGAACCTAAGGAATATATAGCAGCCATTGATTTTGGCTCATCGAAAATAGTCGGCATGGTTGGTATCAAAAACCAAAACACGCTCGAAGTGGTTGCCGTGGAGAAACACGAGACCAGTAGTTGTGTGCGCCGTGGAAATATCCACAACGTAGAAGAAGCTGCCATTCAGATGAAGAAAATAGTCAGTTTGTTGGAGAATCGAATTCACCAAAAGCTGGAAAAAATCTATGTTGGAGTCTCCGGACAGTCTGTTATTTCCCAGAATGAGAAGGCTTACATCAGAATGGAGCATGAGACACAGGTAAATGAGATTGTCATCGACAATCTGGTAGAGGCCTGTCGTTTGCACAAATCCGATAATTACGAGATTCTGGATATTATTCCCAATGAATATAAACTGGATGGAAAAAAGACGGAGATCAATCCGATAGGTGTAACTTGCACCGAAATTGAGGGCCATTTCAAGTTAATCCTTGGACGTCCTACTTTGCTGCGTAATGTAAGCCGTGTGGTGGAAGAACGTTCCGGACTGATATTGGCCGGATATAAAGTGTCACCTATGGCAGCTGCATCAGTATTACTTAGCGAGGCCGATAAGGTGCTGGGTTGTGCTTTGATAGACTTTGGAGCAGCGACTACTACCGTTTCAGTTTACAAAGACGGATTATTACGCCACATTGTCGTGATTCCTTTTGGCGGACAGGTGGTGACCCGTGATATCAGCAGTGAGAATCTGGTAGAAGCGGATGCTGAGAAGCTGAAAAACACCTATGGTAGTGCTATCTTTAATCCAGATTCTGATAATAAGATATTTAGCCCCCGTAATAGCGGCGGTGTGGATGGTCCAAAGATTGATCTTCATACGCTGAATAATATCATCGAAGCCCGAATGGTGGAGATTATCCAGAATGCGTGGGCGCAGATTGAGGCTTCAGGTTTCTCCAAACAACTGGGGGCGGGCATCTATATCACCGGTGGTGCATCTCAACTGCGCAACATTACCGACCTGATTAAACGCGAAACCGGAGTGGAGGCTAAAAAAGCCCAAATCTCCCGTCACATCACCAACGGAATGTCAACTACCGAATCAATGCAGAATCCGGCCTATGCCGTGGTACTGGGCTTGTTAATGACCGGCACGCAACCTTGTGTCAAAGTGTTACCGAAAATTGAAGTTCCGGCGGTTGTGGAAAACGATGAGGAAACAGAAGATGATGTTGAAGAAGAAGTTCAACCTGTTTTAGATACTAAAAAAGGGAAAAAGAAATCTGTATCGGAGCGACTCGGCGGTCTATTTGGCAGTCTGTTTGGTGAGATGGAGAATGACAATTCAGAAATGGCCTAA
- the ftsZ gene encoding cell division protein FtsZ has protein sequence MATITNDILDFVFTQSNASIIKVIGVGGGGGNAVSHMYKEGINDVSFVLCNTDNQALNKSSIPYKIQLGMKTTEGLGAGNRPERAREAAEESIEDINLMLDDGTKMVFITAGMGGGTGTGAAPVVARLAKEKDILTVGIVTIPFLFEGEPKIIQALNGVEEMSKYVDALLVINNERLRSIYPDLNIRNAFEKADDTLTVAAKSIAEIITNPGIVNLDFADVRTILKDGGVAIMSTGYGEGDRRVELAIEDALNSPLLNNNNPFGARKVLFNLYSSEQNPVKMEEMAQVHEFMNKFDQQKIEVIWGVAIDDSLGDSVKLALLATGFEMSNIPGMVEKNEKIRKEQEAIDQEEQRKREEMIRVVYGSAAVANRGRLRPKPVILSNVQLDDDAVIEQLEQTPAYNREPSFVNKFATHAQAPAAPAFIQEKKTPEAPKSSDNKIVF, from the coding sequence ATGGCAACAATAACTAACGATATACTGGACTTTGTTTTTACTCAGTCAAATGCCTCAATCATCAAGGTAATCGGTGTTGGTGGTGGTGGCGGTAATGCTGTTTCTCACATGTACAAAGAGGGAATCAACGACGTTTCTTTCGTACTTTGTAATACTGATAACCAGGCATTAAACAAATCTTCAATTCCTTATAAGATTCAGTTGGGAATGAAGACTACCGAAGGCCTTGGAGCCGGTAACCGTCCAGAGCGTGCCCGTGAAGCCGCAGAAGAGAGCATTGAAGATATCAACCTGATGCTGGATGATGGCACCAAAATGGTATTTATCACCGCCGGAATGGGTGGTGGCACCGGTACAGGAGCAGCTCCTGTAGTGGCCCGATTGGCAAAAGAAAAAGATATTCTGACCGTAGGAATCGTAACCATCCCTTTCCTGTTTGAAGGTGAACCGAAGATTATTCAGGCGTTGAACGGGGTAGAGGAAATGAGTAAATATGTGGATGCTCTGCTTGTGATCAATAACGAGCGACTTCGCAGCATTTACCCTGACCTTAATATCCGGAATGCTTTTGAAAAGGCTGATGATACCCTGACCGTAGCTGCTAAAAGTATTGCTGAGATTATTACCAATCCGGGTATCGTCAACCTTGACTTTGCCGATGTTCGTACCATCCTGAAAGACGGGGGCGTTGCCATCATGAGTACCGGTTACGGAGAAGGTGACCGTCGTGTGGAGTTGGCGATTGAAGATGCTCTGAACTCACCATTGCTCAATAACAACAATCCGTTCGGAGCCCGCAAGGTGTTGTTTAACCTTTACTCAAGCGAGCAAAATCCGGTGAAAATGGAGGAGATGGCTCAGGTGCACGAGTTCATGAATAAATTTGACCAACAGAAGATTGAGGTGATCTGGGGGGTTGCGATTGACGATTCTCTGGGTGATTCTGTTAAACTGGCGCTTTTGGCAACCGGATTCGAAATGTCGAATATCCCCGGTATGGTGGAGAAAAACGAAAAGATCCGCAAAGAACAGGAAGCCATCGATCAGGAAGAGCAACGCAAACGCGAAGAGATGATTCGTGTGGTGTATGGCTCGGCAGCAGTGGCAAACCGTGGACGACTGAGACCCAAACCTGTTATCCTGTCAAACGTGCAACTTGATGATGATGCTGTGATTGAGCAGTTGGAACAAACTCCTGCCTATAACCGGGAACCGAGTTTTGTGAATAAGTTTGCGACTCATGCACAAGCACCAGCAGCACCGGCATTCATCCAGGAGAAAAAAACTCCTGAAGCACCAAAATCATCCGATAACAAAATCGTTTTTTAA
- a CDS encoding GatB/YqeY domain-containing protein, with the protein MNLFDQISADIKAAMLAKDKIKLEALRGVKKEFIEAKTAKGADGDLSDDVANKILQKMVKQRKESASIYTTQNRPDLAEKELEEAAVIEAYLPKQMSAEELEDALKVIIAEVGATSAKEMGKVMGVASKQLAGKADGKLISETVKKLLA; encoded by the coding sequence ATGAATCTTTTTGATCAAATAAGCGCAGACATCAAAGCTGCTATGCTGGCTAAAGATAAAATCAAACTTGAAGCTTTACGCGGTGTAAAGAAAGAGTTCATCGAGGCTAAAACCGCTAAAGGCGCTGACGGCGACCTTTCTGATGATGTAGCAAACAAAATCCTTCAGAAAATGGTGAAACAGCGTAAGGAGAGCGCTTCTATTTATACCACTCAGAATCGTCCTGACCTGGCTGAAAAAGAGTTGGAAGAAGCTGCGGTCATCGAAGCCTATTTGCCTAAACAGATGAGTGCGGAAGAGCTGGAAGATGCTCTTAAAGTAATCATCGCAGAAGTGGGTGCTACAAGTGCAAAAGAGATGGGTAAAGTAATGGGTGTTGCTTCAAAACAGCTTGCAGGTAAAGCTGATGGCAAACTGATTTCTGAAACCGTAAAGAAACTGTTGGCATAA
- the nadD gene encoding nicotinate (nicotinamide) nucleotide adenylyltransferase, giving the protein MKRTGIFSGSFNPIHIGHLALANYMCEFESLDEVWFVVSPHNPLKNSDDLLEDDLRLKWVETAIGTYDRFQASDIEFALPRPSFTFNTLQALEEQYPDHEFVLIIGADNWLCFDQWKDYDRILAEYPVLIYPRKGFEIDPLSLPADVILTNAPQIEISSTFIRKSLAEGKDVRFFVPAHLAEEIALSYKNHPFTAE; this is encoded by the coding sequence ATGAAACGAACCGGCATTTTCTCAGGATCGTTTAATCCTATTCATATCGGTCACCTGGCATTGGCCAATTACATGTGCGAGTTTGAATCGCTCGATGAGGTGTGGTTTGTGGTTTCTCCCCATAATCCGTTGAAAAACAGTGATGATCTACTGGAGGATGATCTTCGTCTGAAGTGGGTTGAAACAGCCATCGGTACTTATGACCGTTTTCAGGCATCGGACATCGAATTTGCATTGCCCCGTCCGTCATTTACCTTCAATACCCTACAGGCATTGGAGGAGCAGTATCCCGACCATGAATTTGTCCTGATCATCGGAGCGGATAACTGGCTTTGCTTTGACCAGTGGAAAGATTATGACCGCATTCTGGCAGAATATCCGGTACTGATCTATCCGCGCAAAGGATTTGAGATTGATCCGTTGAGCCTTCCGGCTGATGTGATTCTGACCAATGCCCCGCAGATCGAGATTTCATCTACATTTATCCGGAAGTCATTGGCAGAGGGGAAGGATGTCCGTTTCTTTGTGCCTGCCCATCTGGCTGAAGAGATTGCCCTAAGCTATAAGAATCACCCGTTTACCGCAGAATAG
- a CDS encoding outer membrane lipoprotein-sorting protein codes for MKNTGIIISLLLLPVFTLNLKAQTLTATEIIQKADNKSRGKSSQGTMTLTIVRPDWKRSLTFTAWTKGRDYSLIYISAPAKEKGQVFLKRGKEMWNWMPSIERLIKIPPSMMMQSWMGSDFTNDDLVKESSIIHDYTHKLLGEELVRDQLCYKIELVPLPDAPVVWGKILTWVSKNGFDMWKAVYYDEDQQPVNTMNAYNLKQMGDRTILTTMEIIPANKKGNKTILQINNLVFDQPISDSFFTQQNMKKVR; via the coding sequence ATGAAGAACACCGGCATTATTATCAGCTTATTACTTCTCCCTGTTTTTACCTTAAACCTGAAAGCCCAGACGTTAACAGCTACTGAAATCATTCAGAAAGCGGATAATAAGTCGCGGGGAAAAAGCAGTCAGGGAACGATGACACTAACAATTGTCCGCCCCGACTGGAAACGAAGCCTGACCTTTACGGCCTGGACCAAAGGACGTGATTATTCATTGATATACATTTCCGCACCGGCAAAGGAGAAGGGACAGGTATTTCTGAAACGCGGTAAAGAGATGTGGAACTGGATGCCCTCTATCGAACGGTTGATCAAGATACCACCGTCTATGATGATGCAGTCGTGGATGGGTTCGGATTTTACCAATGACGATTTGGTCAAAGAGTCTTCCATTATCCATGATTATACCCATAAACTACTTGGGGAGGAGCTGGTACGCGATCAGCTCTGTTACAAAATCGAACTGGTACCCTTGCCCGATGCTCCTGTCGTTTGGGGAAAGATACTAACCTGGGTCTCTAAAAACGGTTTTGATATGTGGAAAGCCGTCTATTATGATGAAGACCAGCAGCCTGTCAATACGATGAATGCCTATAATCTGAAACAGATGGGTGACCGCACGATTCTTACCACGATGGAGATTATTCCTGCGAATAAGAAAGGCAACAAAACCATCCTTCAAATCAATAATTTAGTGTTTGACCAGCCGATATCTGACAGTTTCTTTACCCAACAGAATATGAAGAAAGTCAGGTAA